The segment CGTGACGCCGGGCCGCCGCCCCGCCGCGTCCCCGGCCGCCGGGGCGCCGCCCGCTGCGGGGGACGCCGGACCCGCCGCCGCGGGGGCCGGTTACCGGGACGTGTTCCGCGTCCCCGAGTTCCCCGCCGTCTTCGCCGCGCACCTGATGTCCGTGCTCGGCGTCGTCGTCGCCGAGATCTCCCTCACCGTCCTGGTCTACCGCGCCACCGGCTCACCCCTGATGAGCGCGCTCACCTTCGCCCTCGGCTTCCTCCCCTACGCCTTCGGCGGCACTCTGCTCGCCGGGATCGCCGACCGGTACCCCGCCCGGCGGGTGCTCACCGCCTGCGACCTGCTGTGCGCCGCCTGCGCGGCGGCCATGGTCTGGCCGGGCACGCCGATCGCGGGGATCCTCGTCCTGCGCTGCGCCATGGCCTTCGTCGCGCCGCTCTTCCAGGGCGCCCGCAGCGCCTCCCTCGCCGACATCCTCGGCTCCGGCGAGGCCTTCGTCCTCGGCCGGTCGCTGCTGCGGATGGTCGCGCAGAGTGCCCAGCTCACCGGCTTCGGCCTCGGCGGCCTGCTGCTGACCGTCACGGCCCCGCGCGGGGCGATCGCCCTCACCGCCGCCGGGTTCCTGGCCTCCGCCCTGCTGCTGCGCCTGGGCACCCGCCCCCGGCCCGCCCGCGCCGGGGCCGTCCGGCATTCCGCGCTCGGCGGGCTGCGCGCCGTGTTCGGGAACCGCCGGCTGCGCGCCCTGACCCTGCTGTGCTGGATGCCGTCCGCCTTCACCGTCGTCCCGGAGGCCCTGCTCACCCCCTACGCCGACGGCATCGGCGCCGGGACCGTCACCCTCGGGATCCTGATGTGCGCCCTTCCCGTGGGCACCATCGCGGGTGAACTCTGGGCCGGCTCCGCCCTCACCGCGCGGACGCGGGCGCGGATCACCGCCCCGCTGGCCGCCGTCTGCCTGCTCCCCCTCCTCCTGTATGCGCTCCGCCCCGGCCCCGTCGCCGTCGCGGTGGCGCTGGTCCTGGCCGGGCTGGCGCACGCCCATGCCCTCGGCGTCGACCGGATGTACGTGGACGCCGTCCCCGACGAGCTGCGGGGCCGGGCGATGACCCTGCTGAGCACCGGGGTGATGACCCTCCAGGGGGTGGGCATGGCGCTGGCCGGAGCCGCCGCCGAGGTCTTCCCCGCCCATGCCGTCGTGGCCGGGTCGGCCGTGCTCGGCACCCTCGTCATCCTCGTCCTGCTCGCGGAGCTCCGCGCCACCGGGGCCCGTGCCGGGCGGGCCGAAGAGTGAGACGGGCGGCACCGGAAATGAACCGCCCGGTAGGGTCTGGTGGATGCCGAAGCCGCTCAGCCTCCCCTTCGATCCCATCGCCCGCGCCGACGAGCTGTGGCGCCAGCGCTGGGGGCCCGTGCCGTCCATGGCCGCGATCACCTCGATCATGCGCGCGCACCAGATCCTGCTCGGCGAGGTCGACGCGGTGGTCAAGCCGTACGGCCTGACCTTCGCCCGGTACGAGGCGCTCGTGCTGCTCACGTTCTCCCAGGCGGGGGAGCTGCCGATGTCGAAGATCGGCGAGCGCCTGATGGTCCACCCGACCTCGGTGACGAACACCGTGGACCGGCTGGTGAGGTCCGGGCTGGTGGCCAAGCGGCCCAACCCGCAGGACGGGCGCGGCACGCTCGCCTCGATCACGGAGAAGGGCCGCGAGGTCGTCGAGGCGGCGACCAAGGACCTGATGGCGGTCGACTTCGGCCTCGGGGTCTACGACGCCGAGGAGTGCGCGGAGATCTTCGCCCTGCTCAGGCCGCTGCGGGTGGCCGCCGGCGACTTCGAGGAGGGCTGAGCGCCGGGGTGCGTCAAGATCGAGCAAATCGGGCGGTTACGCTCGACGGCATGAAACGAAGCGTGCTGACCCGCTACCGCGTCATGGCCTACGTGACCGCGGTCATGCTCCTGATCCTCTGTGCCTGCATGGTGGCGAAGTACGGCTTCGACACCGGCGCCGACCTGACCCTCGCGGTCTCGCAGGTCCACGGCGTGCTCTTCATGATCTACCTGGTCTTCGCCTTCGACCTCGGCTCCAAGGCCAAGTGGCCCTTCGGCAAGCTGCTGTGGGTCCTGGCGTCGGGCACGATCCCGCTGGCCGCCTTCTTCGTCGAGCGCGGCGTGCGCGCCGAGGTGGAGCCGCTGGTCGCGGACGCCCCGGTCACCGTCGGCGCGTAGCGGCGTCCGGGCCCGCTCGCGCGGGACTGCAGCGACGCTCGACATCACACCCCTGGGGAAGACTCCCCGGGGGTTTGCCATCGACATTTACTAGGACGTCCTAGTAAATTCAAAGGCATGGACGCTGACGCCATCGAGGAGGGCCGCCGCCGCTGGCAGGCCCGTTATGACAAGGCCCGCAAGCGGGACGCGGACTTCACCACGCTCTCCGGCGATGAGGTCGACCCCGTCTACGGCCCCCGGCCCGGAGACGCCTACGAGGGCTTCGAGCGCATCGGATGGCCGGGGGAGTACCCCTACACCCGCGGCCTGCACGCCACCGGCTACCGCGGGCGCACGTGGACCATCCGGCAGTTCGCGGGCTTCGGCAACGCCGAGCAGACCAACGAGCGCTACAAGATGATCCTGGCCGCCGGAGGCGGCGGGCTCTCGGTCGCCTTCGACATGCCCACCCTGATGGGCCGCGACTCCGACGACCCGCGCTCGCTGGGCGAGGTCGGGCACTGCGGCGTCGCCATCGACTCCGCCGCCGACATGGAGGTCCTCTTCAAGGACATCCCGCTCGGTGACGTGACCACCTCGATGACCATCTCCGGCCCGGCGGTCCCCGCCTTCTGCATGTACCTCGTCGCCGCCGAACGGCAGGGCGTCGACCCGTCCGTGCTCAACGGCACCCTCCAGACGGACATCTTCAAGGAGTACATCGCGCAGAAGGAGTGGCTCTTCGAACCCGAGCCGCACCTGCGCCTGATCGGCGACCTGATCGAGTACTGCGCGAACGGCATCCCGGCCTACAAGCCGCTGTCCGTCTCCGGGTACCACATCCGCGAGGCCGGGGCCACGGCCGCGCAGGAGCTCGCCTACACCCTCGCCGACGGCTTCGGCTACGTGGAACTCGGCCTTTCCCGCGGCCTGGACGTGGACCACTTCGCGCCCGGCCTCTCCTTCTTCTTCGACGCGCACCTCGACTTCTTCGAGGAGATCGCCAAGTTCCGCGCCGCCCGCCGGATCTGGGCCCGCTGGATGAAGGAGGTGTACGGCGCCAAGAACGAGAAGTCGATGTGGCTGCGCTTCCACACGCAGACCGCCGGCGTCTCCCTCACGGCCCAGCAGCCCTACAACAACGTGGTGCGCACTGCCGTCGAGGCCCTCGCGGCCGTCCTCGGCGGCACCAACTCCCTGCACACCAACGCCCTCGACGAGACCCTCGCCCTGCCCAGTGAGCAGGCCGCCGAGATCGCGCTGCGCACCCAGCAGGTGCTGATGGAGGAGACCGGCGTCGCCAACGTCGCCGACCCGCTGGGCGGCTCCTGGTACGTCGAGCAGCTCACGGACCGCATCGAGGCCGACGCCGAGAAGATCTTCGACCAGATCAAGGAACGCGGCCTGCGCGCCCACCCGGACGGGCAGCACCCGATCGGCCCCATCACCTCGGGCATCCTGCGCGGCATCGAGGACGGCTGGTTCACCGGCGAGATCGCCGAGTCGGCCTTCCAGTACCAGCGCGCCCTGGAGAAGGGCGAGAAGCGCGTCGTCGGGGTCAACGTCCACCACGGCTCGGTCACCGGCGACCTGGAGATCCTCCGCGTCAGCCACGAGGTCGAGCGCGAGCAGGTGCGCGTGCTCGCCGCCCGCAAGGAGCGCCGCGACGACGCCAGGGTCACGGCCGCGCTGGCGGCGATGCTGGACGCCGCCCGGGACGGTTCGAACATGATCCCGGCCATGCTGGACGCGGTGCGGGCCGAGGCCACGATGGGCGAGATCTGCAACGTCCTGCGCGACGAGTGGGGCACCTACACCGAGCCCCCGGGCTTCTAGCCCCGTCCGCCGGTGCCCAGGGCCGGCCGCGCGGTTCCCCACGGGGAGCCCGCGGCCGGCCCTGCGCGTGCTCCGGGCGCCTCAGGCGCGGGCCGTCAGCCCGTGCATCAGCAGCGCGGTGAAGGCCGCCACCCAGCCCTCGTCCACCGGCTCGGAGCTGACCAGCGCCCGGTGCACCACCGTGCCCGCGATCACGTCGAAGATCAGGTCCGTGGTGTGCCCGGCGAGGGACTGGTCCTCCTCGTACGGGAGTTCCCCGCGGGCCTGCGCCCGTTCGCGACCCAGTACGACGAGACGTTTCTGCCGGTCCACGATCGCCGACCGGATCCGGTCCCGCAGCGCCTCGTCCCGGGTGGACTCGGCGACCACCGCCATCAGGGCCGTCCGGGCCTCCGGGCGCCGCAGCAGCTCCGCGAACTGCAGGACCACGTACTCGATGTCCGCTTCCAGCGAGCCCCGGTCGGGCAGCTCCAGCGCGTCGAACAGCTCCGCCACCGCGTCCACGACCAGCTCGTTCTTGCCCGCCCAGCGCCGGTAGAGGGTGGTCTTCGCGACCCCGGCCCGGGCCGAGACGTCCCCCATGGTCAGCTTCGACCAGCCCAGTTCCACCAGCGCGTCCCGCGTCGCCGCGAGGATCGCCGCGTCCGCCGCCGCGCTGCGGGGGCGGCCGGTGCGGCCGGGCCGGTGGGTGGTGCGGGAGCACGGGTTGCGCATGGCCGAGACCATACCCGTCAGTAGCGGAACCGTCGGGGGCCCCGGCGCTGTGGTTCAGATCACGGAGCGCCCGGCGCCCGGGGGAGTTACGCTACGGCTCGTAGCGTAAGAGCGGCAACCACGCGAAGAGCTACCGGCGCCAGGTGGGGACCCGGCGCCACCACAACGCAGGGCAAGAGCAACACCACGCGAAACCGTCGGGGACGAGGTTTCGCACGGGATCTTCCGGGATCCTTTTCGTCGGCGCGCGCACACGGGGGAGGATGTACGCATGCAGCCCAGAAACATGTCCATGAGCGGCGTCGTCGACCTCGCCGCGGTGAAGGCGGCCGGCGAAGCCAAGGCGAAGGCCGAGCAGGCCCGCGCGGAGGCGGCCCGCCAGGCCGGCGGCGGCGCGCCCGGCGGCGCGGTCCCGCCGTCCGCTCTCGTCATCGACGTCAGCGAGGCCGGCTTCGAGAGCGACGTCCTCCAGCTGTCCAACGAGGTCCCGGTCGTCCTCGACTTCTGGGCCGAGTGGTGCGAGCCGTGCAAGCAGCTCGGCCCGCTCCTGGAGCGGCTGGCCGTCGAGGCGAACGGACGCTTCGTCCTGGCGAAGATCGACGTCGACGCCAATCAGATGCTGATGCAGCAGTTCGGTATCCAGGGCATCCCGGCCGTGTTCGCCGTGGTCGCCGGCCAGGTGCTGCCGCTGTTCCAGGGCGTGGCCCCCGAGCAGCAGATCCGCGAGACCCTGGCCCAGCTGGTCCAGGTCGCCGAGGAGCGCTTCGGCATCCTCGGCCTCCAGGTCGACCCCGACGCCGCGGGCGCACCCGCGGCCCCGGCCCCCGTGCCGGCCGGCCCGTACGACGCGCTGCTGGAGGCGGCGGTCGCCGCGCTGGACGCGGGCGACCTGGGCGGCGCCGTGCAGGCGTACAAGAACGTGCTCGCGGACGACCCGGCCAACAGCGAGGCCAAGCTGGGCCTGGCCCAGGCCGAACTGCTCTCCCGGGTGCAGCACATGAACCCGCAGACGGTGCGCGCCGCCGCCGCCGAGAACCCGCGCGACCCCGCCGCCCAGATGGCCGCGGCCGACCTGGACCTGGCCGGCGGTCACGTGGCGGACGCCTTCTCCCGCCTGGTGGACACCGTGCGGGTGACGGCGGGCGACGACCGGGACTCCGTACGGGTGCGACTGCTGGAGCTGTTCGAGGTGATCGGCGCCGACGACCCGCGGGTGACCGCGGCCCGCACGGCGCTGGCACGCGTCCTCTTCTGAGCGCGGCCGCCGTCTGGAGCGCCGCCGGGCCCCGGCTGGAGCGGCGCACCGCCGGGTGACCGGCGATTTGTTGACACAGAGATAAACAGCGGCCGCGCTTTGCCAAAACTTGGCAATCGTGGCCGCTGTTACTCGCAGTAAATGGAGCCCCGTGAACTGTCCGGTTGGTTCCTTCTTCACCCCTTCTGTCGTGGCCCAGGGTGACACCCTGTGTGGCCGCTGTGTGCCGTAGGGCAGCCCTCCGGTTACCCAGCCGTTACCCGCGAGTAACGACCCCCCTTGTGCCCCGGCCTGGAATGGACCACGATCGGCGACGCTCGGTCCTTCCCGTAGAGCCGCTCATCCGGCGGCCGCGGTGGAGGGTCCCCACCGGGTGGGCCGGTGGCACGCACACCGGCCGTGGACAGGGGGGTCTCTGCCACACCGGCAGGGCCTGTCCTCCAGGTTGCGCGAACGCGTGGCCCAGTGGTTGTCGCTCGGGGGTGATCGCCGGTGTATCGGACGCGGCTGCGCCGCGGCTCGGCCGCCTGCGCTCCTTCCCGAGGACGTAGCACTTCTCCCATCCCAGGCCGGGCTCTGTCCGGACCGGAGATGTACGTCCGAGAAGGAGGAACGAAATGAGTTCTCAGGTTCGTGGCGGGACCAGATGGAAGCGCTTCGCGCTCGTCATGGTGCCGTCCATCGCGGCCACGGCCGCGGTCGGTGTGGGTCTGGCGCAGGGCGCCCTCGCGGCCTCGTTCAGCGTTTCCGGCCAGGACTTCAAGGTGTCGGCCGACGAGCTCGTCGGCCATGACCTGATCCAGTACGGCAGCGTCGCCGACGGTGCCACGCTGGGTTCGAAGGAGACGGCCCACCACCCGGTGACCATCTCCGGCTTCAGCTCCGCCAAGATCACGAACATGTGCCAGTCGCTGGTCACCCCGGTGCCGGTCCTCGGCGGGGCCATCACGCTGCAGCTGCGCACCGGCAACAAGGGCCGCTCGGCCGAGGCCACCAACCTCTACCTCGACGTGGCCGAGCTGGACGCGGACGCCAAGTTCGACCAGCTCGACATCGGTGTCGCGGTGGGCGACGGCAGCCACACGACCAAGCCGGTCCCCGGCACGGTCGCGGACAACGGCCTGTTCTCGCAGCGGGCCAAGACGGCCACGCTGACGAACGTCCGTCAGAAGGCGTGGGCGACGACGGCGGGTACCTTCACCCTGCCCGACCTCAAGCTGCGTCTGCTGAGCGGCAACCAGCCGTGCTACCAGGACGAGAAGTAGGCCGGTTCCGTCCTGTGAGGTGACCGGGCGGGCGGCGGCGGTCGCCGTCGTGCGCCCGTCCGGGCTCCACAGAGTTCTCCGTACCACCGTTTTCAGGGAGCTGTTGTCCATGAACCCCGAGGCCCCGGTTCGCGCCGCAGACGACCACTGGCTCACCGTCGTGTACTACCGGTTTCGCGCCTGGCGGGGCCAGCGTCCCTTCTGGGCGGGTCTGTTCACCCTTCTCGGTGGTGTACCCATCGCCTACTTCCCCTACGCGGACGTCCGGCTGGGCAACATCACCCTCGCGATGGCGACGACGGCCGGGTCCGGTTCGCTGATCATCGGCGTCCTGCTGATCACGCTGGGACTGGCCGTCTGGTTCCAGAAGGGCATCCGCGTCTTCGCGGGCGTCGCCGCGATCCTGCTGGCCCTGGTGTCGATCCCGGTGTCCAACCTCGGCGGTTTCTTCATCGGCTTCCTCTGCTCCCTGGTCGGCGGTGCCCTCGCACTGTCCTGGGCGCCCGGAGTGCCCGTGGAGGAGGAGCCCCACGAGGGCGACGCGGAGCAGGCGCACGACCTGCCGGACCCCTTCCAGGGCATCCCGGCTCCCCGTGAGACGGAAACGCCGTACGTGACCGAGAAGACTGCCCACGCCGATGGCGGGAGGAACAGTGCGGGGTGACGAGACGCAGCGGGGCGTGGCCCCCGGTGCAGAGTCCCGTGAGAGAAGGGGCCGCCACGCGGCGCCCAGGAAGTCGCTGCTGAACAAGCTCCAGATACCCGTCGGCAAGACGATGGCGCTCGCGGCGATGCCGACGGCCGTGCTCGTCGGGATGGGCATGGCCCCCAAGCTGGCCCTGGCCGACGACAAGGAGATCCCCTTCGCGCCCGGCCCGTGCGTGACGCGCTCCGACGAACCCTCCCCGTCGGCCTCGCCGTCCCCGTCCGGCTCCCCGTCCGCCTCGCCCTCGCCCGGTACGTCGCCGGGCGCGAGCCCCGCGCCGGACGCGAGCAAGGCTCCCAAGCCCGGTGCGAGTCCCGCGGCGACCCCGTCGGCGAAGCAGCCCGAGGCCCCCAAGGAGCGCAAGCAGGAGACCCCGGCGGCCAAGCCGTCCGCCAGTGCCTCCCCGTCCCCCTCGGCGGCCAAGACGACGAACCCGCTCGACCCGCTGGGCGTCGGCGACGCCCTCAAGGGCCTGGTGGACGCCCTCGGCAGGCCCCTCCAGGGCGCGCAGAAGCCGGCGCCCGCCCCCAGTACGCCGAGCACCCCGAAGGCCCCCGCCGCCGACCCGCAGGCCGACGCGATCCGCGACGCCGCCCACCAGGCCGGCGCCACGGTCGAGGAGCTGCCCCAGTCGGTCAAGGACACCGTCAAGACCCCGAAGGACGAGACGGGCAAGACGGCGGACGACGCGGGCAAGGCGGACACCGACAAGGCCGACGGCGCCTCGCCCTCCCCCTCCACCACGGCGGACCCGAACGGCAAGCAGCCCTTCCCCTGTCCCACCTTCGACGCCAAGGCCCTGGCCGACGCGAAGCTGGAGCAGGGCATCCCGCTCCTGCCCGACGAGCCCTGGTACCTGGACAGCTCGCTGCTGACCCTCTACGGCCTGGACTACGAGGGCATCGTCGAGGTGAAGACGGCCGGCGGGCACACCAAGAAGGTCCTGAAGTTCACGGCGGACTCGCTGGACATCAAGGACCTCTACCAGACGGTCGGCAAGACGGGGAACGTCGCCCACCTGAAGTCGCGCCCGGGCTCCACGTCCAAGATCCGCGACGGCAAGGTGACGATGTACACGGAGAGCCTCAAGGGCAACCTCTTCGGGCTCATCCCGATCGAGTTCACCCCGAACAGCCCGCCGCCCCTGAACGTCCCCTTCGCGTTCTTCACGAACGTCAAGGTCGTCCAGGCCGGCCAGTTCGGCGGCAACCTCACGGTCCCGGGCCTGCACAACT is part of the Streptomyces katrae genome and harbors:
- a CDS encoding DUF6230 family protein gives rise to the protein MSSQVRGGTRWKRFALVMVPSIAATAAVGVGLAQGALAASFSVSGQDFKVSADELVGHDLIQYGSVADGATLGSKETAHHPVTISGFSSAKITNMCQSLVTPVPVLGGAITLQLRTGNKGRSAEATNLYLDVAELDADAKFDQLDIGVAVGDGSHTTKPVPGTVADNGLFSQRAKTATLTNVRQKAWATTAGTFTLPDLKLRLLSGNQPCYQDEK
- a CDS encoding TetR/AcrR family transcriptional regulator codes for the protein MRNPCSRTTHRPGRTGRPRSAAADAAILAATRDALVELGWSKLTMGDVSARAGVAKTTLYRRWAGKNELVVDAVAELFDALELPDRGSLEADIEYVVLQFAELLRRPEARTALMAVVAESTRDEALRDRIRSAIVDRQKRLVVLGRERAQARGELPYEEDQSLAGHTTDLIFDVIAGTVVHRALVSSEPVDEGWVAAFTALLMHGLTARA
- a CDS encoding DUF3817 domain-containing protein — translated: MKRSVLTRYRVMAYVTAVMLLILCACMVAKYGFDTGADLTLAVSQVHGVLFMIYLVFAFDLGSKAKWPFGKLLWVLASGTIPLAAFFVERGVRAEVEPLVADAPVTVGA
- a CDS encoding tetratricopeptide repeat protein, with the protein product MQPRNMSMSGVVDLAAVKAAGEAKAKAEQARAEAARQAGGGAPGGAVPPSALVIDVSEAGFESDVLQLSNEVPVVLDFWAEWCEPCKQLGPLLERLAVEANGRFVLAKIDVDANQMLMQQFGIQGIPAVFAVVAGQVLPLFQGVAPEQQIRETLAQLVQVAEERFGILGLQVDPDAAGAPAAPAPVPAGPYDALLEAAVAALDAGDLGGAVQAYKNVLADDPANSEAKLGLAQAELLSRVQHMNPQTVRAAAAENPRDPAAQMAAADLDLAGGHVADAFSRLVDTVRVTAGDDRDSVRVRLLELFEVIGADDPRVTAARTALARVLF
- a CDS encoding MarR family winged helix-turn-helix transcriptional regulator yields the protein MPKPLSLPFDPIARADELWRQRWGPVPSMAAITSIMRAHQILLGEVDAVVKPYGLTFARYEALVLLTFSQAGELPMSKIGERLMVHPTSVTNTVDRLVRSGLVAKRPNPQDGRGTLASITEKGREVVEAATKDLMAVDFGLGVYDAEECAEIFALLRPLRVAAGDFEEG
- a CDS encoding MFS transporter — protein: MPTDSEVPAGGPAPRTAPRPAASGAPGAGPDVTPGRRPAASPAAGAPPAAGDAGPAAAGAGYRDVFRVPEFPAVFAAHLMSVLGVVVAEISLTVLVYRATGSPLMSALTFALGFLPYAFGGTLLAGIADRYPARRVLTACDLLCAACAAAMVWPGTPIAGILVLRCAMAFVAPLFQGARSASLADILGSGEAFVLGRSLLRMVAQSAQLTGFGLGGLLLTVTAPRGAIALTAAGFLASALLLRLGTRPRPARAGAVRHSALGGLRAVFGNRRLRALTLLCWMPSAFTVVPEALLTPYADGIGAGTVTLGILMCALPVGTIAGELWAGSALTARTRARITAPLAAVCLLPLLLYALRPGPVAVAVALVLAGLAHAHALGVDRMYVDAVPDELRGRAMTLLSTGVMTLQGVGMALAGAAAEVFPAHAVVAGSAVLGTLVILVLLAELRATGARAGRAEE
- a CDS encoding acyl-CoA mutase large subunit family protein — protein: MDADAIEEGRRRWQARYDKARKRDADFTTLSGDEVDPVYGPRPGDAYEGFERIGWPGEYPYTRGLHATGYRGRTWTIRQFAGFGNAEQTNERYKMILAAGGGGLSVAFDMPTLMGRDSDDPRSLGEVGHCGVAIDSAADMEVLFKDIPLGDVTTSMTISGPAVPAFCMYLVAAERQGVDPSVLNGTLQTDIFKEYIAQKEWLFEPEPHLRLIGDLIEYCANGIPAYKPLSVSGYHIREAGATAAQELAYTLADGFGYVELGLSRGLDVDHFAPGLSFFFDAHLDFFEEIAKFRAARRIWARWMKEVYGAKNEKSMWLRFHTQTAGVSLTAQQPYNNVVRTAVEALAAVLGGTNSLHTNALDETLALPSEQAAEIALRTQQVLMEETGVANVADPLGGSWYVEQLTDRIEADAEKIFDQIKERGLRAHPDGQHPIGPITSGILRGIEDGWFTGEIAESAFQYQRALEKGEKRVVGVNVHHGSVTGDLEILRVSHEVEREQVRVLAARKERRDDARVTAALAAMLDAARDGSNMIPAMLDAVRAEATMGEICNVLRDEWGTYTEPPGF
- a CDS encoding DUF6114 domain-containing protein, producing the protein MNPEAPVRAADDHWLTVVYYRFRAWRGQRPFWAGLFTLLGGVPIAYFPYADVRLGNITLAMATTAGSGSLIIGVLLITLGLAVWFQKGIRVFAGVAAILLALVSIPVSNLGGFFIGFLCSLVGGALALSWAPGVPVEEEPHEGDAEQAHDLPDPFQGIPAPRETETPYVTEKTAHADGGRNSAG